ACAGCAGCCGCACCTTCAAGCACATCCTCGTCCCCGTCTGGCTTGCCTCCTACACCTATGGCTCGAAGTCGTTCCAGGTGGTGGTCAACGGCTTCACCGGCAACATGGCCGGGGAGCATCCGCTGAGCTGGGTGAAGATCTTCTTCGCCGTGCTGGCCGTCATCACGGTCATTGCCGTGATTTTCGCCCTCAGCAGGGGCTGAGGGGGGCGGATTGATTCAGCCCTTCAGGTTCTCCAGTTCGATGCGAACTTCTTTCATCAAGCGCTCCGGGACAATCTCAAACGCTTTCGACAATCGGAGCATCACGTCGAGGGTTGGAGTCATCTGCCCTTTCTCCAATCGGGAGATATAGCTGTTATCCAAGCCACTGTGTCCGCCCAATTCGACTTGCGACCACCGTTTGCGCAGCCGTCTTGTGGCAAGAACTTTTGCGAAGGCTTGCCGGATCTGACTGATTTCCTCCAAGGGGGAGATCTTATCTCCCTTGGGAGATGTGTCGCTTTGCGTATAATCCAAGGGAATGAAGGAAAACCATTGACGCTAAGATTGCGTGGCTGTTAGCCTGATTTTAATGGATTGCTGAAAAGCGGGTTGATGTTCGAAATCGAACA
The nucleotide sequence above comes from Akkermansiaceae bacterium. Encoded proteins:
- a CDS encoding helix-turn-helix transcriptional regulator; this encodes MDYTQSDTSPKGDKISPLEEISQIRQAFAKVLATRRLRKRWSQVELGGHSGLDNSYISRLEKGQMTPTLDVMLRLSKAFEIVPERLMKEVRIELENLKG